In a genomic window of Ptiloglossa arizonensis isolate GNS036 chromosome 12, iyPtiAriz1_principal, whole genome shotgun sequence:
- the Rab11 gene encoding RAS oncogene family member Rab11, which yields MGTRDDEYDYLFKVVLIGDSGVGKSNLLSRFTRNEFNLESKSTIGVEFATRSIQVDGKTIKAQIWDTAGQERYRAITSAYYRGAVGALLVYDIAKHLTYENVERWLRELRDHADQNIVIMLVGNKSDLRHLRAVPTDEAKAFAERNGLSFIETSALDSTNVETAFQNILTEIYRIVSQKQIRDPPEGDTIRPQNVEPIDVKPTMNSEGMRKQCCQ from the exons ATGGGCACTCGGGATGACGaatacgattatttatttaaag TTGTTCTTATTGGTGATTCTGGTGTAGGAAAAAGTAATTTGTTATCACGATTTACGAGAAATGAATTTAATTTGGAATCAAAGTCAACTATAGGAGTTGAATTTGCAACACGTAGTATACAAGTAGATGGAAAAACTATCAAAGCCCAAATTTGGGATACAGCTGGACAAGAACGTTACCGTGCTATTACGTCTGC ATACTATCGTGGTGCAGTTGGAGCCCTGTTGGTATATGATATTGCAAAGCATCTAACGTATGAAAACGTGGAAAGATGGTTGAGAGAATTACGGGACCATGCTGATCAAAACATTGTGATTATGTTGGTTGGAAACAAATCAGATTTGAGGCATCTACGTGCAGTTCCAACTGATGAAGCAAAAGCATTTGCAGAAAGAAATGGCCTCTCTTTCATTGAAACTTCTGCTTTAGATTCTACTAATGTTGAAACAGCGTTTCAAAATATATTAACAG AAATCTACAGAATCGTATCGCAAAAACAGATACGTGATCCACCCGAAGGAGATACAATCCGGCCACAAAACGTAGAACCTATCGACGTTAAGCCAACAATGAATTCAGAGGGAATGCGTAAGCAGTGCTGCCAGTGA